In a single window of the Streptomyces sp. NBC_00353 genome:
- a CDS encoding MarR family winged helix-turn-helix transcriptional regulator, with protein sequence MATLPVPDDLPGRDATGESALLPPELRAWMGLLAAAGAIEQQLRSRVKETLGVSHDEFLVLCLLADGPATGLRMTQIAERLGRPKTRLTYQVACLQHAGLITRSTACGDRRGVQVTLTDKARQLLREASGALAEAVTRAIKGLEGPHDCALMHSLLPKPADTEDNT encoded by the coding sequence ATGGCCACCCTCCCCGTCCCCGACGACCTGCCCGGACGTGACGCGACCGGCGAGTCCGCGTTGCTGCCGCCCGAACTGCGGGCCTGGATGGGGCTGCTGGCCGCGGCCGGCGCGATCGAGCAGCAGCTGCGTTCCCGCGTGAAGGAGACGCTCGGGGTCTCCCACGACGAGTTCCTCGTGCTGTGCCTCCTGGCCGACGGGCCCGCCACCGGCCTGCGCATGACGCAGATCGCCGAACGTCTCGGCCGCCCCAAGACCCGGCTCACCTACCAGGTCGCCTGCCTCCAGCACGCCGGACTGATCACCCGCAGTACCGCCTGCGGCGACCGGCGGGGCGTCCAGGTGACGCTCACCGACAAGGCACGGCAGCTCCTCCGAGAAGCCTCCGGCGCGCTGGCCGAAGCCGTCACCCGAGCCATCAAGGGCCTGGAGGGCCCGCACGACTGCGCGCTGATGCACAGCCTGCTGCCGAAGCCGGCGGATACCGAGGACAACACGTAG
- a CDS encoding NAD(P)/FAD-dependent oxidoreductase, with amino-acid sequence MNGNVEVVVVGGGYGGVTAANSLARRDGVSVTLVNPRPDFVERIRLHQLVTGSDDAVEGFGEVLGGNVRLVVDTATLIDAAERRVSLAGGGTVSYDYLVYAVGSGASDPGVPGAAEFAHSVSDLEGAERLRSALAATPASAPVTVVGAGPTGLETAAELAELGRKVTLVCGDVLGPSLHAQGRRPVARRLAKLGVTVLEGPRARVTEVTRDGVQLDDGRELPSAVTIWTAGFRVPDLAARSGLRTDAEGRLVTDATLTSVDDVRIVAAGDAAVMTDRPFRMSCQAAVQLGPGAAATILRRIAGKTPAPVRMLFAGQCLSLGRNEGVTQFSYLNDRVNALHVSGRLGAGVKEIACRFTLNQLVSGARKASSRASHGDSTDRPESPQSQHRTTPSSTRRAA; translated from the coding sequence ATGAACGGGAACGTCGAGGTGGTCGTCGTCGGCGGCGGGTACGGGGGCGTGACGGCGGCCAACAGCCTGGCTCGGCGCGACGGCGTGTCGGTGACCCTGGTCAATCCGCGTCCCGACTTCGTCGAGCGGATCCGCCTGCACCAGCTCGTGACCGGCTCCGATGACGCGGTCGAGGGCTTCGGTGAGGTTCTGGGCGGGAACGTCCGGCTGGTGGTCGACACCGCGACCCTGATCGACGCTGCCGAGCGCCGGGTGTCGCTGGCGGGCGGTGGCACGGTCTCATACGACTACCTCGTCTACGCGGTGGGCAGCGGCGCCTCCGATCCCGGCGTACCCGGAGCGGCGGAGTTCGCTCATTCGGTGTCGGACCTCGAGGGGGCGGAACGACTGCGGTCGGCGCTGGCCGCGACGCCCGCGTCGGCTCCGGTGACCGTGGTCGGGGCCGGCCCGACCGGCCTGGAGACCGCCGCCGAGCTGGCGGAACTGGGCCGCAAAGTCACCCTGGTCTGCGGTGACGTGCTCGGCCCCTCGCTACATGCCCAGGGCCGCCGCCCGGTCGCCCGCCGACTCGCCAAGCTGGGTGTGACCGTCCTCGAAGGTCCCCGTGCACGGGTGACGGAAGTGACCCGCGACGGCGTACAGCTCGACGACGGCCGCGAGCTGCCCAGCGCTGTGACGATCTGGACCGCGGGATTCCGTGTCCCGGACCTGGCCGCCCGCAGCGGGCTGCGCACCGACGCCGAGGGCCGGCTGGTCACCGACGCGACGCTGACCAGCGTGGACGACGTGCGCATCGTCGCCGCTGGGGACGCGGCGGTGATGACGGACCGGCCGTTCCGGATGAGCTGCCAGGCCGCCGTGCAGCTGGGCCCGGGGGCCGCCGCCACGATCCTGCGCCGGATCGCGGGGAAAACACCCGCTCCCGTCCGGATGTTGTTCGCCGGGCAGTGCCTCAGCCTCGGCCGAAACGAGGGCGTCACCCAGTTCTCCTACCTGAACGACAGGGTGAACGCGCTCCACGTCAGCGGGCGGCTCGGTGCCGGCGTCAAGGAGATCGCCTGCCGGTTCACCCTCAATCAGTTGGTGTCCGGGGCACGCAAGGCCAGTTCCCGCGCATCCCACGGCGACAGCACCGACCGCCCGGAATCGCCTCAGTCGCAACACCGCACGACGCCGTCCAGCACCCGACGCGCGGCCTAG
- a CDS encoding L,D-transpeptidase family protein — protein sequence MASSTSRVFRRPLRAPLGNRHATTFTAPGLNRLGIPAAVLTLSVTLAGCGVMGAGTTSDARSAAVPAGDASAAASAPAGTTRTMPRQTSAGNEASAASAPAQLSGLGPRTLAEIPENARQVVLVTGEDKNSSTSQVVLYRRTSAGWEPGATWPARNALKGWTDDHHAGDLHSPIGVFTLTDAGGLLADPGTKLPYDRSQGFTIGGPGLEGEPLAGSFDYVIAINYNRKPGTSPLDWTRPLGNAKGGGIWLHVDHDGPTHGCVSLTREHMKELLRTLDPGRHPVIVMGDADSLTR from the coding sequence ATGGCTTCATCAACCAGTCGTGTGTTCCGACGGCCTCTGCGGGCCCCGCTCGGGAACCGTCATGCGACCACCTTCACAGCTCCGGGCCTGAACCGTCTGGGGATACCCGCCGCCGTCCTGACTCTGTCCGTCACGCTCGCCGGATGCGGGGTCATGGGCGCAGGGACGACCTCCGACGCCCGGTCGGCGGCCGTCCCTGCGGGCGACGCATCTGCCGCCGCGTCCGCACCCGCCGGCACGACAAGGACCATGCCCCGGCAGACATCCGCGGGCAACGAGGCATCCGCCGCATCCGCCCCTGCGCAGTTGTCCGGCCTGGGCCCCCGGACGCTGGCCGAGATACCCGAGAACGCGCGGCAGGTAGTCCTGGTCACTGGTGAGGACAAGAACTCGTCGACATCACAGGTAGTGCTCTACCGGCGCACGAGCGCGGGCTGGGAACCGGGAGCCACCTGGCCGGCCCGCAACGCCCTCAAGGGCTGGACGGACGACCACCACGCCGGCGATCTCCACTCGCCCATCGGCGTGTTCACCCTCACCGATGCCGGCGGGCTGCTGGCCGATCCCGGCACCAAGCTGCCGTACGACCGGTCGCAAGGCTTCACCATCGGCGGCCCGGGCTTGGAGGGCGAGCCGCTCGCCGGCTCCTTCGACTACGTCATCGCGATCAACTACAACCGCAAACCCGGAACATCCCCCCTCGACTGGACCCGCCCCCTCGGCAACGCAAAAGGTGGTGGCATCTGGCTGCACGTCGACCACGACGGGCCTACGCACGGCTGCGTGAGCCTGACACGGGAGCACATGAAAGAACTCCTGCGCACCCTCGATCCCGGGCGACACCCGGTGATCGTCATGGGGGATGCCGACTCCCTCACACGCTGA
- a CDS encoding YceI family protein gives MSMAVETGTWQLDPARSTVGVRHKTMWGMVTVKGTFTGLTGGGEVGPDGSASGSITLDATSLDTKNAKRDTHLRSADFFDADRYPELTFAVRSAAPGDDKTVQVAGQLTARGISRPQSFTAHLTEASADAVTLTTEFTVDREQFSMGWNQLGMIRGLTTVTASLRFVRATS, from the coding sequence ATGTCCATGGCAGTCGAAACCGGCACCTGGCAGCTCGACCCCGCCCGTTCCACAGTCGGCGTCCGGCACAAGACGATGTGGGGCATGGTCACCGTGAAGGGCACCTTCACCGGTCTCACGGGTGGGGGTGAGGTCGGCCCCGACGGTTCCGCCAGCGGTTCGATCACCCTGGATGCCACCTCCCTGGACACCAAGAACGCCAAGCGCGACACGCACCTGCGGTCCGCCGACTTCTTCGACGCGGACCGGTACCCCGAGCTCACCTTCGCCGTGCGCAGCGCGGCTCCCGGGGACGACAAGACGGTCCAGGTCGCCGGTCAGCTGACCGCGCGGGGCATCAGCCGTCCACAGTCCTTCACCGCGCACCTCACCGAGGCGAGCGCCGACGCGGTCACACTCACGACGGAGTTCACCGTGGACCGGGAACAGTTCAGCATGGGCTGGAACCAGCTGGGCATGATCCGCGGCCTCACCACCGTCACCGCATCCCTCCGCTTCGTCCGCGCGACGTCCTGA
- a CDS encoding response regulator transcription factor — MCAHILVAEDDEMQAELIRRLLLQEGHTAVVVHDGRSAIDEARSRRPDLVVLDLMLPEVDGFGVCRTLHQDGDVPVLMLTARSTEDDVLLGLELGADDYMTKPYSPRELMARIRTVLRRVVRPAGNPPVLRAGCITVDPIRHVVTCDGAPVTCTPGEFAILHAMAAEPERVFSRRQLLQHTQGHDRASTERAIDVHIMNLRKKIETDARKPDRLLTVFGVGYKLASGRYDAS; from the coding sequence GTGTGCGCACATATTCTGGTGGCGGAAGACGATGAAATGCAGGCCGAGCTCATACGCCGGCTGCTGCTGCAGGAGGGTCACACCGCCGTCGTGGTCCACGATGGCCGGTCGGCGATCGACGAGGCCCGGAGCCGCAGACCCGACCTGGTCGTCCTGGACCTGATGCTTCCAGAGGTCGACGGTTTCGGCGTGTGCCGCACGCTGCACCAGGACGGGGACGTACCCGTCCTCATGCTCACCGCCCGCTCCACCGAGGACGACGTGCTGCTCGGTCTGGAACTCGGCGCGGACGACTACATGACCAAGCCGTACAGCCCACGAGAGCTGATGGCTCGCATACGTACCGTGCTGCGCCGCGTCGTCCGCCCTGCCGGGAACCCCCCTGTGCTGCGCGCGGGCTGCATCACCGTCGACCCCATACGGCACGTGGTGACCTGTGACGGCGCCCCCGTCACGTGCACCCCCGGCGAATTCGCCATCCTCCACGCCATGGCCGCAGAACCTGAGCGGGTCTTCTCACGCCGGCAACTGCTGCAGCACACTCAAGGCCACGACCGCGCCTCCACCGAACGTGCCATCGACGTGCACATCATGAACCTGCGCAAGAAGATCGAGACCGACGCGCGCAAGCCCGATCGACTACTGACGGTCTTCGGTGTCGGCTACAAACTTGCCAGCGGCCGGTATGACGCCTCCTAG
- a CDS encoding alpha/beta hydrolase: MPDYVPPPREPVLEPAARELAEATAPPPLPSDPGPVQGRTALEKAQSGAHDKPEMDDRWVAVSGGPNGSVAVRILRPKGVADTLPATLYIHGPGWAFGNADTRDRLARELAVGARTALVFPEYTLAPEAGYPVALEECYAVARWLTSKGAEHGIDPERLAVAGDSAGGNIAAALTLLAKERGDVSFIQQVLFYPITDASFDTRSYHRFAEGYLLRRDAMQRFWDQYTTDEAHRAEITASPLRATEDQLTGLPPALVITAEADIVRDEGEAYAAKLRAAGVPVTATRYSGTTHDFVTLDALASTHAARAATAQAIATLRQAFGTDV, encoded by the coding sequence ATGCCTGACTACGTCCCACCCCCGAGGGAACCGGTTCTGGAACCGGCCGCTCGCGAGCTCGCCGAGGCGACCGCGCCACCGCCGCTCCCGTCCGATCCAGGACCCGTGCAGGGCCGCACCGCGCTGGAGAAGGCGCAGTCCGGAGCGCACGACAAGCCGGAGATGGACGACCGCTGGGTCGCGGTCTCCGGCGGACCGAACGGCAGCGTCGCGGTGCGCATCCTGCGCCCCAAGGGAGTCGCCGACACACTGCCCGCCACGTTGTACATCCACGGCCCTGGCTGGGCCTTCGGCAATGCCGACACACGCGACCGGCTGGCGCGTGAGCTGGCAGTAGGCGCGCGAACCGCATTGGTCTTCCCCGAATACACGCTGGCCCCCGAAGCGGGCTACCCCGTCGCGCTGGAGGAGTGCTACGCGGTGGCCCGGTGGCTGACCAGCAAGGGCGCCGAACACGGCATCGACCCCGAACGGCTGGCCGTCGCCGGCGACTCAGCAGGCGGCAACATAGCCGCGGCCCTGACACTGCTGGCCAAGGAACGCGGGGACGTCTCGTTCATCCAGCAGGTGCTGTTCTACCCCATCACCGACGCGAGCTTCGATACCCGCTCCTACCACCGGTTCGCCGAGGGCTACTTGCTGCGCCGCGACGCCATGCAACGGTTCTGGGACCAGTACACGACCGACGAGGCGCACCGCGCAGAGATCACCGCCAGTCCGCTGCGGGCCACCGAGGACCAGCTCACCGGTCTGCCCCCGGCGCTCGTCATCACCGCGGAGGCCGACATCGTGCGGGACGAAGGTGAGGCCTACGCGGCAAAGCTCCGCGCTGCGGGAGTGCCGGTCACCGCGACCCGGTACAGCGGGACCACACACGACTTCGTCACGCTCGACGCACTGGCGTCCACGCACGCAGCCCGCGCAGCAACTGCCCAGGCCATCGCCACGCTCAGGCAAGCCTTTGGCACGGACGTCTGA
- a CDS encoding L,D-transpeptidase, which translates to MTETAMHRTRPAPALAVLSISACLLAGCSNGPGEASAPAEASPAAARVTVTPRIHLNAVDGQRHVSVGRGGRVTVRAGTITKVSLATADGRAVRGESSPDKRSWAPDAPLAHDTAYRLTVVAANGDGREETKRIAFKTLARTDRFTGTFTPDNGSTVGVGMPVSFTFDKAITDKKAVESAIEVTSSSGQPVVGHWFGAQRLDFRPQQYWKAHSTVTARIRLDGVKGAEGAYGEQDRTVRFTVGRSQVSTVDAAAHRMTVVQDGKALKTLPITAGAKNSPTWNGRMVISEKLITTRMDGATVGFAGQYDIPDVPHAMRLSTSGTFIHGNYWGEDSVFGRSNISHGCVGLNDAQGGSDPDQDAAWFYNHSLVGDVVVVQNSNDRTIAPDNGLNGWNMPWKQWKAGSAR; encoded by the coding sequence ATGACGGAGACCGCTATGCATCGCACCCGCCCCGCCCCGGCCCTCGCTGTCCTGTCGATCTCGGCATGTCTTCTGGCCGGATGCAGCAATGGGCCAGGAGAAGCGAGCGCCCCGGCGGAGGCGTCACCTGCGGCCGCCAGGGTCACCGTCACGCCGCGCATACACCTGAACGCGGTCGATGGGCAGAGGCACGTCTCCGTCGGACGCGGCGGCCGCGTCACGGTCCGGGCGGGCACTATCACCAAGGTGTCCCTCGCCACCGCGGACGGCCGAGCCGTGCGCGGGGAAAGCTCCCCGGACAAGAGGAGCTGGGCACCCGATGCGCCCCTGGCCCATGACACCGCCTACCGGCTGACCGTGGTGGCTGCCAACGGCGACGGACGCGAGGAGACGAAGAGGATCGCCTTCAAGACCCTCGCCAGAACCGACCGATTCACCGGTACGTTCACTCCGGACAACGGATCCACAGTCGGTGTGGGGATGCCGGTCTCGTTCACCTTCGACAAAGCGATCACTGACAAGAAGGCCGTCGAGTCCGCCATCGAGGTCACCTCCAGCAGCGGACAGCCTGTCGTCGGCCACTGGTTCGGCGCGCAGCGCCTCGATTTCCGACCGCAGCAGTACTGGAAGGCACACTCCACCGTCACCGCCAGAATTCGCCTCGACGGTGTCAAGGGTGCCGAGGGCGCCTATGGCGAACAGGACAGGACCGTCCGGTTCACCGTCGGTCGCAGTCAGGTCTCCACCGTCGATGCCGCTGCGCACCGAATGACGGTCGTCCAAGACGGCAAGGCCCTGAAGACCCTGCCCATTACGGCGGGTGCCAAGAACTCGCCCACGTGGAACGGCCGGATGGTGATATCGGAGAAGCTGATCACCACGCGGATGGACGGGGCCACGGTGGGTTTCGCCGGGCAGTACGACATCCCCGACGTCCCGCACGCCATGCGCCTGTCCACCTCGGGCACGTTCATCCACGGCAACTACTGGGGCGAGGACTCGGTGTTCGGCCGGTCCAACATCAGCCACGGCTGCGTAGGGCTGAACGACGCCCAGGGCGGCAGCGACCCCGATCAGGACGCCGCCTGGTTCTACAACCACTCCCTCGTCGGTGACGTGGTCGTGGTGCAGAACTCCAACGACCGGACGATTGCCCCCGACAACGGCCTCAACGGCTGGAACATGCCATGGAAGCAGTGGAAGGCGGGCTCCGCACGCTGA
- a CDS encoding winged helix-turn-helix domain-containing protein, translating to MIRLHLDAADLRRVTLAPAPNALFEAALSVRGLRTGTTAQGRARPAVDQWRRRVNGSLAERAGVLLDLVPRDGYLPDFLLQPSAGDFATAVDLAGRTPSELLVKDLRIAGSPGRDGGPVAPSRWSRELAAGSAAARHTLMDDLRRYYTSSIAPLWPQVRNDATADRALRAEMLLRGGVDALLTTLSPTWLWDPPTLHLPSRSSYDIPLCGRGLLLMPSWFATGPMIMYRPEESTVLAYPMHLPDAPAGPPEVLGPLLGRTRAAVLAGVRDPATTTALAERVGVSLAAASQHATVLRNAGLVRTTRIGIAVLHSLTPLGRALLDGEPPAPLG from the coding sequence GTGATTCGCTTACACCTCGACGCCGCCGACCTGCGCCGGGTCACCCTCGCCCCGGCACCCAACGCCCTGTTCGAGGCGGCCCTCAGCGTCCGCGGCCTGCGCACCGGAACGACCGCCCAGGGCCGCGCGCGGCCCGCCGTCGACCAGTGGCGACGCCGGGTGAACGGCAGCCTGGCCGAACGCGCCGGGGTGCTCCTCGACCTGGTGCCACGCGACGGCTACCTGCCGGACTTCCTGCTGCAGCCGTCCGCCGGGGACTTCGCCACCGCTGTCGACCTGGCCGGACGGACGCCGTCCGAGCTGCTCGTCAAGGATCTGCGGATCGCGGGCTCGCCCGGGCGCGACGGTGGCCCGGTGGCGCCCAGCCGGTGGTCGCGGGAACTCGCCGCCGGGTCGGCCGCCGCCCGACACACTCTGATGGACGATCTGCGGCGGTACTACACCTCGTCCATCGCTCCGCTGTGGCCGCAGGTCCGCAACGACGCCACGGCCGATCGCGCCCTACGGGCCGAGATGCTGCTGCGCGGGGGCGTCGACGCCCTGCTGACCACTCTCAGCCCTACCTGGCTCTGGGACCCGCCGACCCTGCACCTGCCGTCGCGCTCCTCGTACGACATCCCGCTGTGCGGCCGGGGACTGCTGCTCATGCCGTCCTGGTTCGCGACGGGCCCCATGATCATGTACCGGCCCGAGGAGTCGACCGTGCTCGCCTACCCGATGCATCTCCCCGACGCGCCGGCCGGCCCGCCCGAGGTGCTCGGGCCGCTGCTCGGACGGACCCGCGCCGCGGTCCTCGCCGGTGTGCGCGATCCGGCGACGACCACCGCGCTCGCCGAACGCGTCGGCGTCTCCCTGGCCGCGGCCAGCCAGCACGCCACCGTGCTGCGCAACGCGGGGCTGGTGCGCACGACCCGGATCGGCATCGCGGTCCTGCACAGCCTCACTCCACTCGGCCGGGCCCTGCTGGACGGCGAGCCCCCGGCCCCTCTCGGCTGA
- a CDS encoding RNA polymerase sigma-70 factor encodes MNDHVTDPATEAFVAHRDLLFTVAYEMLGSAADAEDVLQEVWLRWVKVDLAQVRDQRAYLVRITTRQALNRLRTLKRRKEAYVGPWLPEPLLTAPDVAEDVELSENLSLALMFILEILSPTERAVFVLREVFDIGYDDIAAAIDKSPAATRQIAYRARRHVDARRPRTPVSPEEARAALNSFQSALVTGDLQGLLDVLAPDVVFVSDGGGLRLAALRPVVGADKVLRYMAGSLGKAGGTFTSEPTTVNGNPGLILRLDGVIDGVLAFGVENARVTGLYYVRNPEKLTRVESETPLTSR; translated from the coding sequence ATGAACGACCACGTCACCGACCCCGCGACGGAGGCCTTCGTCGCCCACCGCGACCTGCTGTTCACCGTCGCCTACGAGATGCTCGGATCGGCGGCGGACGCCGAGGACGTGCTCCAGGAGGTCTGGCTGCGGTGGGTCAAGGTCGACCTGGCGCAGGTGCGGGACCAGCGCGCCTACCTGGTACGGATCACGACCCGGCAAGCACTCAACCGGCTGCGCACCCTCAAACGGCGCAAGGAGGCCTACGTCGGCCCCTGGCTGCCCGAGCCACTGCTCACCGCGCCTGACGTGGCCGAGGACGTCGAACTGTCCGAGAACCTGTCGCTGGCACTCATGTTCATCCTCGAAATCCTCTCACCGACCGAACGCGCCGTTTTCGTGCTGCGCGAGGTCTTCGACATCGGCTACGACGACATCGCGGCCGCGATCGACAAGAGCCCCGCCGCCACACGCCAGATCGCCTACCGCGCCCGCCGGCACGTCGACGCCCGCCGGCCGCGCACACCGGTTTCCCCGGAAGAAGCCCGGGCAGCGTTGAATTCGTTCCAGTCCGCGCTCGTGACCGGGGACCTGCAGGGGCTGCTCGACGTACTCGCCCCGGACGTTGTTTTCGTCAGCGACGGCGGCGGCCTCAGGCTGGCGGCCCTGCGGCCGGTCGTCGGCGCCGACAAGGTGCTCCGTTACATGGCCGGAAGTCTCGGCAAGGCCGGCGGCACCTTCACCAGTGAGCCCACGACGGTCAACGGCAACCCCGGGCTCATCCTGCGCCTGGACGGTGTGATCGACGGCGTGCTGGCCTTCGGCGTGGAGAACGCCCGCGTCACCGGCCTCTACTACGTCCGCAACCCCGAAAAGCTCACCCGCGTGGAGTCCGAAACCCCCCTCACCTCCCGCTGA
- a CDS encoding sensor histidine kinase, translating into MTPPSPVIPWRKSLLVRLLLTSVAIAVLSVGATAWLAVQITTRAVQEERGQVLSDDSTILRKLSGFAATHADWTGVQTTVRTLSRTMDRRIALTSANGRPIADSAAPGTALPVRASAAVDPLSTDTYTEPGAQLVGIDPRVVGPYLLPRAEREQVKALAEKRLACMRRYGSNGSIGRVPGGRTVIITDGGEASVPTQCADGALNAPTLTEKRALFVLSALTEACLDREPKHATLKGKAGAPFTPGRVSIPAHGNVRWVGGNQQTQSCVDSATRKQLDPYVAPRASLYLGNLRQQPAGFDLSPANKAKIFGVTGLVLAVTVAMTTVVAIRLVRPLRALTAAAQQPPQQHARVAVTTKDETGYLAAAFNDLTARREQMESQRKAMVSDIAHELRTPLTNIRGWLEVTRDGLLDPDPGLIASLHDEALLLQHIIDDLQDLAAVDAGTLRLHREPVGVDELVAQVVTAHSTRAEASGIRLLTRTDPGLWLDADPVRMRQALGNLVANALRHTPTDGTVTVIAQPAGDLAVLTVEDTGDGIAPEDLPQVFERFWRAEKSRSRRTGGSGLGLSIVRQFVEAHGGTVTADSEPGTGAVFTVRLPRRPDPDSPSQ; encoded by the coding sequence ATGACGCCTCCTAGTCCCGTCATCCCCTGGCGCAAGAGCCTGCTGGTCCGGCTTCTGCTGACTTCCGTGGCCATCGCCGTCCTCTCCGTGGGCGCCACAGCCTGGCTGGCGGTGCAGATCACCACACGCGCCGTCCAGGAGGAACGCGGCCAGGTGCTCTCCGACGACTCCACCATCCTCCGAAAGCTCAGCGGCTTCGCCGCGACCCACGCCGACTGGACAGGCGTGCAGACCACGGTGCGCACACTGTCACGCACCATGGACCGGCGGATCGCCTTGACGTCCGCGAACGGCCGTCCCATCGCCGACTCCGCCGCCCCAGGCACCGCCCTGCCCGTCCGTGCTTCGGCCGCCGTCGACCCGTTGAGCACCGACACCTACACCGAACCGGGTGCCCAACTCGTCGGCATCGACCCGCGGGTGGTGGGACCTTATCTGCTCCCCCGCGCGGAAAGGGAACAGGTGAAGGCGCTCGCCGAGAAGCGCCTGGCATGCATGCGGCGGTACGGAAGCAACGGCAGCATCGGACGGGTTCCCGGTGGCCGCACGGTGATCATCACCGACGGCGGGGAGGCATCCGTGCCGACGCAGTGCGCCGACGGAGCACTCAACGCGCCCACGCTCACCGAGAAGAGGGCGTTGTTTGTCCTCAGCGCCCTGACCGAAGCCTGCCTCGATCGCGAGCCGAAGCACGCAACCCTGAAGGGTAAAGCCGGGGCCCCTTTCACTCCCGGTCGCGTCAGTATCCCGGCGCACGGCAATGTCCGCTGGGTCGGTGGCAACCAGCAGACGCAGAGCTGCGTCGACAGCGCGACCCGCAAACAACTCGACCCGTACGTCGCCCCCAGAGCCAGCCTCTATCTGGGCAACCTGAGACAGCAACCGGCAGGTTTCGACCTCTCGCCCGCCAACAAGGCCAAGATCTTCGGCGTCACGGGGCTCGTTCTGGCCGTCACCGTCGCCATGACCACAGTCGTCGCGATCCGCCTCGTCCGTCCCCTGCGAGCGCTGACGGCCGCGGCCCAACAGCCACCGCAGCAGCACGCGCGCGTTGCCGTCACCACCAAGGACGAGACCGGATACCTGGCGGCGGCCTTCAACGATCTCACCGCTCGCCGCGAACAGATGGAATCCCAGCGCAAGGCCATGGTCAGCGACATCGCCCACGAGCTGCGGACCCCGCTGACCAATATTCGCGGCTGGCTGGAAGTCACCCGCGACGGGTTGCTCGACCCGGACCCGGGCCTCATTGCTTCGCTGCACGACGAGGCACTACTGCTGCAGCACATCATCGACGATCTGCAGGACCTCGCCGCCGTCGACGCCGGCACCCTGAGGCTGCATCGCGAGCCGGTTGGCGTGGACGAACTCGTCGCCCAGGTGGTAACGGCCCACAGCACCCGCGCCGAGGCCTCGGGCATCCGCCTGCTTACCCGCACCGACCCCGGCCTCTGGCTGGACGCCGACCCTGTGAGGATGCGCCAGGCTCTGGGCAATCTCGTCGCCAACGCGCTCCGGCACACGCCCACGGACGGCACGGTCACGGTCATCGCCCAGCCGGCCGGCGACCTTGCCGTCCTCACGGTGGAGGACACGGGCGACGGCATTGCCCCCGAGGACCTACCCCAAGTCTTCGAGCGTTTCTGGCGAGCCGAGAAGTCTCGCAGCAGACGCACCGGTGGCAGCGGACTGGGCCTGTCCATCGTCCGCCAGTTCGTCGAGGCGCACGGTGGAACCGTCACCGCCGACAGCGAGCCCGGCACCGGGGCGGTGTTCACCGTCCGCCTTCCCCGCAGACCGGATCCGGACAGTCCGTCGCAATGA